A portion of the Panthera tigris isolate Pti1 chromosome E1, P.tigris_Pti1_mat1.1, whole genome shotgun sequence genome contains these proteins:
- the LOC122233544 gene encoding LOW QUALITY PROTEIN: uncharacterized protein LOC122233544 (The sequence of the model RefSeq protein was modified relative to this genomic sequence to represent the inferred CDS: inserted 3 bases in 3 codons; deleted 1 base in 1 codon), with the protein RPNSSLDSVVFTHQPTWDDCQQQLRILFTTEGRERIQLEARKLVPGDDGQPTSNPDLINAAFPLTRPPQDKGDYNTAEGRGRLLIYRQTLMAGLRAAARKPTNLAKVYSVVQGKTESPAAYLERLMEAFRQFTPMDPEVPENQAAVVMSFGNQAAPDIKKKLQSLEDLEGKQIQDLLRIAQRVYNNRDAPEERQIKATEKMTKVLAAIVQKEQPPPEGTQTTRPPRRHLDKDQCAYCKEKGHWARECPKKKQPHPSQGQWQPKTAPILFTQDTESGGRGSDPLPEPTVTLQVGGTPVQFLVDTGAQHSVLVKPHGKVSEKSSWVQGATGKKKYPWTTQRTVDLGTGKVTHSFLVIPGSPCPLLGRDLLTEMGAQIHFQPGGPTVTDFHNQPISVLTVRLEDEYRLHQEPTPLDQGTEPWLQRFPDAWAETGGIGLAKHRPALFIEVKPGTDPVRVRQYPMPVEAKNGITPHIRRFLDLGVLRTCHSAWNTPLLPVRKPNSGEYRPVQDLREVNKQVVDIHPTIPNPDTLLSALSPEKQWYTLLDLKDAFFSLPLAPKSQELFAFEWTDPDRDINGQLTWTGLPQGFKNSPTLFDEALHEDLSEYRQQHPNITLLQYVDDLLIAAEMPEACIQGTEGLLRTLGYRASAKKAQICKSEVTYLGYLLKXGQRWLTDARKETVLRIPRPQTPRQVREFLGSAGFCRLWIPGFAELAKPLYQAAKDQQPFSWTEEAEQAFQQIKTALLSAPALGLPDVSKPFHLYVDENRSIAKAVLTQHLGSWRGPVAYLSKKLDPVAAGWPPCPRMIAATALMVKDADKLTMGQELQVTTPHAIEGILKQPPDRWLSNARLTHYQGLLLNPLRVIFTPQKALNPASLLPDPDMGTPLHDCANILAQVYGVREDLKDQPLSDADAIWFTDGSSFLHQGQRYAGAAVTSETEVVWAEALPPGTSAQKAELIALTQALKLGRDRKLTVYADSRYAFATAHVHGAIYRERGLLTAEGKDIKNKGEILALLAALWEPKKLAIVHCPGHQKTTDPVSRGNNLADQTAKTIARPPAQSLTLQRPDPGPRELPPSPEYSESDIKWMSKLPMTRIKDGWWRDSKSSIILPDKLGWQVLERIHRSTHLGSRRMLDLLRQTGLKIRNVSDEVDQVVTKCTVCQLNNASSHPQTTGXRQRGSRPGTYWEVDFTEVKPGKYGYKYLLVFVDTFSGWTKAFPSKNETAQIVAKKXPGRNPAQVWFSSNDRVRQWTCIRL; encoded by the exons AGACCTAATAGCTCTCTAGACAGTGTCGTGTTCACCCACCAGCCCACCTGGGACGACTGTCAGCAGCAACTCCGCATCCTGTTCACTACAGAGGGGCGAGAGAGGATCCAATTAGAAGCAAGAAAGCTGGTTCCCGGAGACGACGGTCAGCCGACATCTAACCCTGACCTCATTAATGCGGCTTTTCCCCTAACCAGACCTCCACAGGACAAAGGGGActacaacacggcagaaggtagaGGAAGGCTACTCATTTATCGCCAGACTCTGATGGCGGGTCTCCGGGCTGCAGCTCGCAAGCCCACCAATTTGGCTAAGGTATATTCGGTcgtacagggaaagacagagagtcCAGCTGCTTACTTAGAGAGACTAATGGAAGCCTTTAGACAGtttacccccatggatccagaagtCCCTGAGAACCAGGCTGCTGTCGTTATGTCCTTTGGAAATCAAGCAGCTcctgacattaagaaaaaactccAAAGTCTAGAGGATTTAGAAGGTAAACAGATCCAGGATCTGCTCCGTATAGCACAACGGGTCTACAACAACAGGGACgccccagaagagagacagatcaaggccacagagaaaatgactaaagTCCTGGCCGCTATAGTCCAGAAAGAACAGCCACCTCCAGAAGGCACTCAAACAACACGCCCTCCCAGGCGGCACTTAGATAAAGATCAATGTGCCTATTGtaaagaaaaaggccattggGCG CGAGAATGCCCCAAAAAGAAACAACCCCACCCCAGCCAAGGACAATGGCAGCCTAAAACAGCCCCCATACTGTTTACCCAAGATACAGAATCGGGAGGACGGGGTTCGGATCCCCTCCCCGAACCTACGGTAACATTGCAAGTGGGGGGGACCCCGGTCCAGTTCCTAGTTGATACCGGGGCACAGCACTCAGTTCTGGTCAAGCCCCATggaaaagtatctgaaaaatcTTCCTGGGTACAAGGAGCCaccggaaaaaaaaaatacccctggACAACTCAGAGGACTGTGGACTTGGGAACTGGGAAGGTAACCCACTCCTTCCTGGTCATTCCCggcagcccctgccccctgttGGGGAGGGATTTGCTTACCGAAATGGGGGCCCAAATTCATTTCCAACCGGGAGGACCCACAGTGACTGACTTTCACAACCAACCCATATCTGTGCTCACTGTGAGACTAGAAGATGAATACAGGCTCCATCAGGAACCCACTCCTCTGGATCAGGGCACCGAGCCCTGGCTTCAACGCTTCCCAGACGCGTGGGCAGAAACGGGTGGTATAGGGCTAGCAAAACATCGCCCAGCCCTATTTATAGAGGTCAAGCCCGGGACGGACCCCGTCCGCGTGCGCCAATACCCGATGCCCGTGGAAGCCAAAAATGGCATCACACCGCATATCCGCCGCTTCCTTGACCTCGGGGTCCTACGCACCTGCCACTCAGCATGGAATACCCCCCTGCTGCCCGTGCGCAAACCCAACAGCGGGGAATACAGACCAGTGCAGGACCTGAGAGAAGTCAATAAGCAGGTAGTGGACATACATCCAACCATTCCTAACCCCGATACTCTCTTGAGCGCCCTCAGCCCAGAAAAACAATGGTATACTCTTCTGGAtctaaaagatgcttttttcagCTTACCACTAGCGCCTAAAAGTCAAGAGCTATTTGCATTCGAGTGGACAGATCCAGACAGAGACATAAATGGCCAACTCACTTGGACCGGACTGCCACAAGGATTCAAAAACTCTCCGACCCTGTTCGACGAGGCTCTACACGAAGATTTAAGTGAGTACAGACAACAACACCCTAATATAACTCTCCTGCAGTATGTTGATGATCTCTTAATAGCTGCCGAGATGCCCGAAGCCTGCATCCAGGGAACCGAAGGTCTCCTGCGAACCTTAGGCTACCGTGCCTCAGCAAAGAAGGCTCAGATCTGCAAGTCAGAGGTAACTTACCTGGGTTACTTACTGA GGGGGCAACGCTGGCTAACGGATGCCCGGAAGGAGACCGTCCTTCGTATTCCCAGACCGCAGACGCCACGACAGGTGAGGGAATTCCTAGGGTCGGCTGGGTTCTGCAGACTATGGATACCAGGGTTTGCTGAATTAGCAAAGCCTTTATACCAGGCAGCAAAAGATCAACAGCCCTTTAGTTGGACGGAAGAAGCCGAACAGGCCTTCCAACAGATTAAAACTGCTCTGCTATCAGCACCTGCCCTGGGACTCCCCGATGTCTCCAAACCCTTCCACCTATACGTAGATGAAAACCGAAGCATAGCTAAGGCGGTGCTAACCCAGCATTTAGGCTCTTGGCGCGGGCCAGTAGCCTATCTGTCTAAAAAGCTAGATCCAGTGGCCGCCGGATGGCCACCCTGTCCCCGGATGATTGCAGCCACTGCCCTAATGGTAAAGGACGCTGATAAGCTGACCATGGGCCAAGAGCTACAAGTCACCACCCCGCATGCCATCGAGGGCATCCTCAAGCAGCCGCCCGACCGATGGCTGAGCAATGCCCGACTCACTCATTACCAGGGACTGCTGCTGAACCCCCTCAGGGTGATCTTTACCCCCCAGAAGGCCCTGAACCCGGCATCACTGCTGCCAGACCCAGACATGGGAACCCCACTCCATGACTGCGCCAACATACTGGCTCAAGTTTATGGGGTCCGGGAGGACTTGAAGGACCAACCATTGTCGGATGCGGACGCCATCTGGTTCACCGACGGAAGCAGCTTCCTTCACCAAGGACAAAGGTATGCGGGGGCGGCCGTGACCTCAGAGACCGAAGTGGTGTGGGCAGAAGCCCTACCCCCCGGAACCTCGGCCCAGAAGGCTGAGCTAATAGCCTTAACCCAGGCCCTAAAGTTAGGAAGAGATCGCAAGCTAACCGTGTACGCTGATAGCCGATATGCCTTCGCCACCGCTCATGTACATGGGGCGATATACAGAGAACGGGGGCTCCTCACAGCTGAAGgaaaagacatcaaaaataaaggagagattcTAGCCCTGCTAGCAGCCTTATGGGAACCCAAAAAGCTAGCGATTGTGCATTGCCCAGGACATCAGAAGACAACCGACCCAGTTTCCCGGGGCAACAATTTGGCCGATCAGACTGCAAAAACCATAGCTCGGCCCCCAGCACAATCACTGACCCTACAGCGGCCAGACCCCGGACCCCGGGAAttgccccccagccctgagtaTTCAGAAAGCGACATTAAATGGATGAGTAAACTTCCTATGACCCGAATCAAAGATGGCTGGTGGAGAGACTCCAAAAGCAGCATTATACTCCCAGATAAACTAGGATGGCAAGTTCTAGAGAGGATCCATCGAAGCACCCACTTAGGTTCCCGGCGAATGTTGGACTTACTGAGACAGACTggactaaaaatcagaaatgtctctgaTGAGGTCGACCAAGTAGTCACTAAATGTACAGTGTGCCAACTCAACAATGCGAGTAGCCATCCTCAGACAACAG TAAGACAAAGAGGGAGCAGACCGGGGACCTATTGGGAAGTAGATTTCACGGaggtaaaaccaggaaaatatggatataagTATTTGCTAGTTTTTGTAGATACCTTTTCAGGATGGACTAAAGCCTTTCCAAGCAAGAATGAAACAGCGCAGATTGTAGCCAAAA ATCCTGGAAGAAATCctgcccaggtatggttttccagtaATGATAGGGTCAGACAATGGACCTGCATTCGTCTCTAA